GAGAAGGTGGTTTTCGAACGTTTCCATCATGCGAATCTCCACTACAAGAAAGTACACAACGAGCCAGCCTTTCTGCGGTGTCCCAAGTGCGGCAGAAAATGTTTCACTCCGGGTGGATTTGTGAGCCATATGGAGACGCACGAAGATCCGGAACGGAATAAGTAATTTACTACGAATTGATGCTTCCTATAATGCTGTACTCTGAACGATCATCTTTGTTCTGTTCTCTTCCCATACAGATGTAATATTTGCGGTAAGGTCACGGATCAACAAATCACGCTCAAGAAGCATATGCGAGCGCATCAGGATAAGCTCGAAAAAGATTTCCCTTACCCGTGCCATCAGTGCACACGAAGGTTCGAGCACGCGGAAAAACGAGACAAGCATGAACGTTTGCACGGCCGGAAGGTGTTCATCAAGAAGGAAAAGGGTCGCGATCTGGAGCTGCTTGAGTTCTACAAACGCATATATTGCGATATCTGCGAAGAAAGGAGCCCCGAGTCGACCTCGTTCGATAACTTCTGGGATCTGAAGGTGCACATGACTGGGGAGCACAACAAAACGCCCTACCTAAAATGTTTACTATGCGGCAAGAAGAATGCCTGCCGCCAGCAGCTGATGGTACACGTTGATGTACATAACAACCCGGAACACTATCGGTTCGTATCACGCATTTGTCATGCGTTTTCCACCCTTTTGGATGTTATATTAACGGATTTTTCAATCGTTGGCAGGTGTGAAGTATGCAAAGAAATTCATCAAAATCTGGACAAACACATGATCAAAGCTCACTCGCCGGAAACGTCGTTACCGGATGAGAAAAATTACAGTTGCGAGCATTGTggcaaaatgtttaaatatcaGACGAACCTTCGTAGTCACATCGATCGAGTGCATGGCGTGAAGGATGTGTGCTGTGACATCTGCAATAAATAGTAAGTATTCACGacgaaaattgtttgaaatctGTGGTTctaaactctctctctctgtttcctTCTGCACTAGCTTCAATCACAAAGCTCTGAGTGCCCACAAACGTTCAGCACACACGGACGAGATGTTTATGTGCGAACATTGtccaaaaatgttcaaaactCGCAGCGGTCTCGAATCGCATAAGAGTGACCACGATGAAACGCTGCGCAAATCGGTCAAGTGTACTATATGTGGTAAGGAAATGAGGCGCGGTGCCAGCATGGCGAAACATATGAAAACGATTCACTCACAGGAAGATCCGGTCAAGTGTGATCTGTGCGGTAAGATGTTCCGCACCACGTTCCACATGTTGCGCCACCGGGCAAACACGTGCTCGGCCACAATTGATTCGCGTCCGTACAAGTGTGAAGTTTGTGGTAAAGGTTTCGCAATGAAGCTTACGATGACTGAGCATATGACGACGCATACGCGCACTAGCCTGTATCAGTGTGCGTTTTGCTTCAAAACATTTGGTTACATTTCGAATCTGTATAAACACAGGAAAAAGGCACATCCGCTCGAATGGCAGGAGGTACAGGCAAGACCCGAACAGGGAATTGCAACCGTAATCGAAATACGTAACTAAAGGTGTTTAGACAACATCCAGCAGCACCATTAATTGATCGCAAACATTGTTAGCTCCTAAGCACTTGCGCGAATCAACAGTTGTTAACATAACAGCAAGAAGACTGTTTTGTCTCTTGTGCTCTTGTACAAACATGCTTTTCGTTAAAAGTAGTTAAAAATTCTTTCATATAGctgaattgattttttattgattcTTACATATGTGGTAgccagcaattttttttttatttgtgataGATCGTACACATCACTGCAAACTGGAAAGACTATAAACACTTATTGGTTTTTCACTAGGTAGTGAGTTAAGTAACATGAGGAAGTAGTTGTAATGAGTGATGTAGTTAAGTAACATGAGGAGTAGTGAGGATAAGAAACATATGTAAAATGGATTAGGTATTAAACGATCTAGCCATAGCTAGTAGCCAATAATCGTTCGTGGTCGAAAACACAGCCGTAACTGCAACAATTCATAGGTCTGAACATATTGTAATTTCTGTAATAGAACGAACCATGTAAAATGAACGCTAATTATGTTTTGCtcactttttttaaatttcatgaAACCTACATAAGATAAGCAAGCATAGTACATAGTattttaagaataaaaaatactacttaaacaataaaaagtaaTCCCCACAAACCCTCTGCTGTTCTGTTCCGCGTTTCTACCTTGTAGGTACAACATTGTAAAACTTGGAATCCAATCAATGCTCAgcaattttttgttcaattgaaTTGTCTGGTGATGCTCAGCATAGTCATTGCTCTCCATAGATAACCACAACGTATTTATTGCACTTATTCAAGGACGCATTATTTTTCTATATAACCAACggttttcaaaatttcaaacacagGTGTTGTGTCAAACCCAGCTAACGTCAGATCGAAACGTCATGCACattgtttaacttttttacGGTCGCTAGAAAACAACACAAGTGGCATCGCTGCTAAAGAACGCTTTTTTAGTTTAAATCCTCAATCGTATGCTACATATCTAGTTTTATTAAACAGTACAGTGTATCTCTTTGCATAAGAAACATTAGTACGTAACCGAAATggcacacaacaacaattgTGCACTGTGTTTTGCGGTCGAATCGAGTTGGTTTTTAGAAGTGTTTAGTGACGCTAACATTGAGCTTGATATGGCTTCGATCATATCAAAACATTTATGGTTTGATGTAGGTCGCGTTTTGTTTGAGCATTTTTGGCGGCAAATTTAAATCACACTCACGTTTCTCTGTGTTTTACCCTGTTAGTTTAAACCATCAGATAACCCTCACGTATGTAAGGAATGCTGGACAAGTGTGAATGATTTCCATCTGTTTTACACCAAGCTGGCTGGTATTCATAGCGAAGATATCGAGGAGAGTGATACGATAGAGCAGCAAGGTAAGCGGCTTGCCACCGGTTCGTAATATTTGTTCATTGGTTTGCCTTGCTCTTCTAGCGCCTGTTATCGATGTGTACGAGGTAAAGCAAGGTGATCTTTTAGATCAAGATCTAGAACAAGATGTAAAGCCTATGACAAGAAAAATATCCACCAGAGTTACTAGCCTGCCACTCAGATATCAAACCGATGCTGGGTCGTCAAGCAGAgaggaaaagaaacatttcGTCGAGGTAATAGACTATGAGAGCAATGATGAAGATTTCGATGGCTACTACCACACGGAGGACAATATGCTCGATGATACTCTTAACATTGACCAAAAGGATAAACCACTGTCGGAGGAGTCAGCACAAATCGACGTACAGGACGTAACAGTACCTGAAGAACAGCCAGCAAAACGGCGTAGAGGACGTCCATCGAAAATTAACCAGAACACGAATCCAAAGGAATCACCTAAAGAAACACGTACACTCCTTTCGTCAGAAACGCCTAAACGACCCAGAGGACGTCCTCCAAAGAATAAACCAAGTGTACAAAGTACGGAAAAGAATGATAATCACGGCAAAGATACGATGTCTCCGCTCCAGGCAACATCCAGTACCGCAAATCCACCTATTAAACGTGGTAGAGGTCGGCCACCCAAAAGAACACTAGAAGCCACAAAGCTTGAAATTATTGAAGACGATCATCTGAACATGGAGACAAACGGtgttaaaagaaaaacgatacGCGCACGGAAGCCAAAATATGAAAGCGAAAGCGAGCAGGACAGTTATTCGGATTACGAAAAATCACAacatagaaaaccatacaccaaacgaaacgatcgaGATGAGCGAATATTTAAGTATGTGAAGGAATTTTGCTGCCACTACTGTGTGGATCACGTGTCCTTTAAGCGTTTTATTGATGCGGACCGACATTACAAGCTGGTGCACAATGAGCCAGGCTTTTTGAAGTGTACGTTATgtgaaaagaaatgttttacgcCCGGGATGTTTGTAAGCCACATGGAAACGCACGAGGATCCGGAAAAGAATAAGTTAGTGACGATTGGTTCGGTAAACAATCGGTATATATGTTGTAATGTAAATTGTTTCCTCTCCTTTTAAACAGATGCAACGTTTGTGGAAAAATTACGGACTGTAACATCTCGCTCAAGAAGCATATGCGTGTACATCTCGGTCAGCTGGAACAGGATCTACCGTTCCCTTGCAGCCGTTGTAAGCGAAAGTTTGAGTCGGAGGAGTTGCGAAACAAGCACGAAAAATTGCACGTACCGAAACCGCTCGTTAAGCGCGAGAAGGGACCGGATCTGGAGTTGCTTGCCTTTTACAAACGCATCTATTGTGATGTGTGCGAAGAGAATGCACCCGAAACGACTTCATTCGAGAACTTCTGGGATCTGCGGGTGCATATGGAGCAGGAACACAACAAGGGAGCCTACCTAAAGTGTCCAATTTGTAACAAGAGAAATCTGTACCGGCAGCACCTGATCACTCACATTGATTTGCACAACAATCCGGAGAAGTACCGGTATGTAATACAGTTACGCGTAGGAAAAAAGAGGAAACAGATCGTATgcgaatattattatttattttttacagaTGTGAAGTTTGTAAGGAAATCTATCAGAACCTTGATTCGCACATGGTTAAAGCGCATACACCAACCACGGCGATACCAGCGGATAAGAAGTACAAGTGTGACCAGTGTGGACGAATGTTTAACTTCTTGGCCAATTTGAAAATGCACATCGATTGCATTCACGGTTCGAAAGATGTGCGGTGCAACGTTTGCGATAAATAGTACGTAACACTGGTAGCGCTTAAAGATTTTTCCCTGATTGATCCTATATTCGTCTTCTTATAGCTTTAATCTGAAAGCTTTCCGAGCGCACAAACGTACAGCCCACACGGACCAGATGCTCATGTGCGAACACTGcccaaagatgtttaaaacaCGCGGTGCGTTGGAAGTGCACAAAGCCATTCACGACGATAGTTTGGTG
The Anopheles moucheti chromosome 2, idAnoMoucSN_F20_07, whole genome shotgun sequence genome window above contains:
- the LOC128309843 gene encoding zinc finger protein 43-like; its protein translation is MAHNNNCALCFAVESSWFLEVFSDANIELDMASIISKHLWFDFKPSDNPHVCKECWTSVNDFHLFYTKLAGIHSEDIEESDTIEQQAPVIDVYEVKQGDLLDQDLEQDVKPMTRKISTRVTSLPLRYQTDAGSSSREEKKHFVEVIDYESNDEDFDGYYHTEDNMLDDTLNIDQKDKPLSEESAQIDVQDVTVPEEQPAKRRRGRPSKINQNTNPKESPKETRTLLSSETPKRPRGRPPKNKPSVQSTEKNDNHGKDTMSPLQATSSTANPPIKRGRGRPPKRTLEATKLEIIEDDHLNMETNGVKRKTIRARKPKYESESEQDSYSDYEKSQHRKPYTKRNDRDERIFKYVKEFCCHYCVDHVSFKRFIDADRHYKLVHNEPGFLKCTLCEKKCFTPGMFVSHMETHEDPEKNKCNVCGKITDCNISLKKHMRVHLGQLEQDLPFPCSRCKRKFESEELRNKHEKLHVPKPLVKREKGPDLELLAFYKRIYCDVCEENAPETTSFENFWDLRVHMEQEHNKGAYLKCPICNKRNLYRQHLITHIDLHNNPEKYRCEVCKEIYQNLDSHMVKAHTPTTAIPADKKYKCDQCGRMFNFLANLKMHIDCIHGSKDVRCNVCDKYFNLKAFRAHKRTAHTDQMLMCEHCPKMFKTRGALEVHKAIHDDSLVQFTTCKLCNKQIRLTNVKKHMMSQHSQDGPVSCELCGKTFRTMFHMKRHQKNTCEATIDSRKHKCEVCGKGFCLKLTMIEHMTTHTRSNKYQCAFCFKSFGYISNLYKHRKKAHPLEWQEIQARPEENIASVIVVRN